One Rhododendron vialii isolate Sample 1 chromosome 2a, ASM3025357v1 genomic region harbors:
- the LOC131317982 gene encoding protein NLP3-like → MQERQHKNTGVQIEVSLDDILKYSKKSRIDAAKKLQVSVSTLKRVCRGYGIDRWPPRNIEKFRSFQPSPIENEGQTRQRLNSDLPLNQASNSVAHTNPAFQDADIVTIKAKYENNTIKFRLSLPSRLVALQQEVANRLNLEAGTYYVRYKDDENDLILIACDQDLQDCIHF, encoded by the exons ATGCAAGAAAGGCAACATAAGAACACAGGAGTTCAAATTGAAGTTTCTTTAGATGATATCCTTAAATATTCCAAAAAGAGCCGTATCGATGCTGCAAAGAAACTCCAAG ttAGCGTATCGACATTGAAGCGTGTATGTAGGGGTTATGGTATCGATCGGTGGCCACCTCGCAACATAGAAAAGTTCCGTTCCTTTCAGCCCTCACCTATTGAGAACGAGGGACAAACCCGACAACGTCTAAATTCTGATTTGCCTTTGAATCAAGCCTCAAACAGTGTTGCTCACACAAATCCAGCATTCCAAGATGCGGATATAGTGACAATTAAGGCGAAATATGAAAATAACACGATAAAGTTCCGGTTGTCTTTACCATCTAGATTAGTAGCACTTCAGCAAGAAGTGGCTAATAGACTGAACCTGGAAGCTGGAACTTACTACGTCAGGTATAAAGATGACGAAAATGACTTGATTTTAATAGCTTGCGACCAGGACTTGCAAGATTGTATACACTTTTAA